A portion of the Mustela erminea isolate mMusErm1 chromosome 19, mMusErm1.Pri, whole genome shotgun sequence genome contains these proteins:
- the PPP1R13L gene encoding relA-associated inhibitor translates to MDSEAFQSTRDLLDLNFQSLAMKHMDLKQMELDTAAAKVDELTKQLESLWSDSPTPPGSQAGAPPRPSRYSSSPVPESFSSRGSPRKAATDGADTPFGRSESAPALHPYSPLSPKGRPSSPRTPLYLQPDAYGTLDRAPSPRPRAFDGTGSSLGRAPSPRPGSGPLRQQGPPTPFDFLGRAGSPRGSPLAEGPQAFFPERGPSPRPQTSAYDASMAFGSPLLGAGGSAFAPPLRAQDDLTLRRRPPKAWNESDLDVAYEKKSSQTASYERLDIFSRPASPGLQLLPWRESSLDGLGATSKDNLTSATLPRNYKVSPLANDRRSDVGSYRRSLGSPASSGTLPRSWQPVSRIPMPPSSPQPRGAPRQRPIPLSMIFRLQNAFWEHGASRAMLPGSPIFSRAPPPKLPPQPQAPPQPQAPPQPQPPPQPQPPPPPQPQPQPQPQPPVPAPQPPQQTWPSVSEGTPKPPPELEPEPDLEGLLAPVLEGGDADEGTVTRPLSPTRLQPALPPEAQSVPELEEVARVLAEIPRPLKRRGSMEQSPAVALPPTHKKQYQQLISRLFHRHGGPGGPEPELSSISEGSEARAGPPAPAPPAPIPPPALPQVSPPEQLQSMEMRSVLRKAGSPRKVRRARLNPLVLLLDAALTGELDVVQQAVKEMNDPSQPNEEGITALHNAICGANYPIVDFLIAAGANVNSPDSHGWTPLHCAASCNDTAICTALVQHGAAIFATTLSDGATAIEKCDPYREGYADCATYLADVEQSMGLMHNGAVYALWDYSAEFGDELSFREGESVTVLRRDGPEETDWWWAALHGQEGYVPRNYFGLFPRVKTQRNKV, encoded by the exons ATGGACAGCGAGGCATTCCAGAGCACGAGGGACCTTCTGGACCTGAACTTCCAGT CTCTGGCCATGAAGCACATGGACCTGAAGCAGATGGAGCTGGACACGGCGGCGGCCAAGGTGGACGAGCTCACCAAACAGCTGGAGTCTCTGTGGTCAGACTCACCCACGCCTCCCGGCTCGCAGGCTGGAGCCCCGCCTAGG CCGTCCCGGTACAGCTCCAGCCCGGTCCCCGAGTCCTTCAGCAGCCGCGGGTCTCCCCGGAAGGCGGCCACCGACGGTGCAGACACCCCATTCGGACGGTCCGAGAGTGCCCCGGCTCTGCATCCCTACAGCCCGCTGTCCCCTAAAGGCCGGCCCTCATCACCGCGCACCCCGCTCTACCTGCAGCCAGATGCCTACGGCACCCTGGACCGAGCGCCCTCGCCCCGGCCCCGCGCCTTCGATGGCACAGGCAGCTCCCTCGGCCGTGCGCCCTCCCCGCGGCCGGGATCCGGCCCGCTCCGGCAGCAGGGCCCCCCTACGCCCTTTGACTTCCTGGGCCGCGCGGGTTCCCCGCGGGGCAGCCCCCTGGCGGAGGGACCCCAGGCCTTTTTCCCGGAGCGCGGGCCCTCGCCACGCCCCCAGACCTCAGCCTACGATGCGTCCATGGCCTTTGGGAGCCCCCTACTGGGCGCGGGCGGTAGCGCTTTCGCTCCACCTCTGCGCGCTCAAG ACGACTTAACGCTGCGCCGGCGGCCCCCCAAAGCCTGGAATGAGTCTGACCTAGACGTGGCGTATGAGAAGAAGTCTTCGCAGACCGCCAGCTATGAAC GCTTGGACATCTTCTCACGGCCCGCTTCGCCTGGCCTGCAGCTGTTACCCTGGAGAGAGAGCAGCCTGGATGGGCTGGGGGCCACCAGCAAG gaCAACCTCACCAGCGCCACTCTGCCCCGCAATTACAAGGTCTCCCCTCTGGCCAACGACCGGCGTTCTGATGTGGGCAGCTACCGCAGATCGCTGGGCTCCCCGGCGTCGTCAGGCACTTTGCCCCGCAGCTGGCAGCCTGTCAGCCGCATCCCCATGCCcccttccagcccccagccccgcggAGCCCCACGCCAGCGCCCCATCCCTCTCAGCATGATATTCAGGCTGCAGAATGCCTTCTGGGAGCATGGGGccagcagggccatgctccctggTTCCCCCATCTTCTCCCGAGCACCCCCACCTAAGCTGCCTCCACagccccaggcaccccctcagccccaggcaccccctcagccccagccgccgcctcagccccagcctccaccccctccccagccccaaccccaaccccagcctCAACCCCCTGTCCCAGCCCCGCAACCTCCCCAACAGACTTGGCCCTCTGTGAGCGAAG GCACCCCCAAACCTCCCCCGGAGCTGGAGCCCGAGCCCGACCTGGAGGGGCTGCTGGCACCAGTGCTGGAGGGTGGTGATGCAGATGAAGGCACTGTAACTCGGCCCCTCAGCCCCACGAGGCTGcagccagccctgccccctgAGGCGCAGTCAGTGCCCGAGCTGGAGGAGGTGGCACGGGTGCTGGCAGAGATACCGCGCCCCCTCAAACGCAGGGGCTCCATGGAGCAGAGCCCCGCTgtagccctgccccccacccacaaGAAGCAGTACCAGCAGCTCATCAGCCGCCTCTTCCATCGGCATGGCGGGCCTGGGGGTCCTGAACCCGAACTGTCCTCCATCAGTGAGGGATCCGAAGCGAGGGCAGggccccctgctcctgccccaccaGCGCCCATCCCACCCCCGGCCCTGCCTCAGGTCAGCCCACCAGAGCAGCTGCAGAGCATG GAGATGCGCTCGGTGCTGCGGAAGGCCGGCTCCCCCCGCAAGGTTCGCCGCGCGCGCCTCAACCCGCTTGTGCTCCTGCTGGACGCTGCGCTGACCGGGGAGCTGGACGTGGTGCAGCAGGCGGTGAAGGAG ATGAATGACCCGAGCCAGCCCAATGAGGAGGGCATCACCGCCCTGCACAACGCCATCTGCGGCGCCAACTACCCCATCGTGGACTTCCTCATCGCGGCCGGTGCCAACGTCAACTCCCCAGACAGCCACGGCTG GACACCATTGCACTGCGCAGCATCGTGCAACGACACGGCCATCTGCACGGCGCTGGTGCAGCACGGCGCAGCCATCTTCGCCACCACGCTGAGTGACGGAGCCACCGCCATCGAGAAGTGCGACCCCTACCGCGAGGGTTACGCTGACTGCGCCACTTACCTGGCAG ATGTGGAGCAGAGCATGGGCCTGATGCACAACGGGGCGGTGTACGCCCTCTGGGACTACAGCGCGGAGTTCGGAGACGAGCTGTCCTTCCGCGAGGGCGAGTCGGTCACCGTGCTGCGGAGGGACGGACCCGAGGAGACCGACTGGTGGTGGGCTGCGCTGCATGGGCAGGAGGGCTACGTACCTCGTAACTACTTTGgg CTCTTCCCCAGGGTGAAGACTCAGAGGAATAAGGTCTAG